The Thermobifida halotolerans sequence GAACTCCGTCCTCTCGTGGCCGTGCTTGCGTTCCACCTCCTCGACGGCGTCGAGGAGGTCGTCGGTCGGCACCTTCTCCTCGTGGAACACCCTGACCCGGCCGAGGACCGCGTTGACCTCCGCGCGGTGCACGCCACCGATCCGGGACAGCCGGTTCTCCAGGCCGCGCGCCATGCGCTCTGTTCCGGGCAGGTGGACGCCCCTGACCCGGATGTCGGTGTGGTCCGGAGCGCGGCGGGTGCGGCGGGAGTCCGCGATGCCGGGAAGGGACTTGGCGAGGCGGGCGGCAGTCCCGAGCAGGTCCTTCAGTGACATAACCATTCCGTAGCGTGACTGTGGCTGTCCATAAAAAGGCTGCGGCCGAAAACACGCCGGTCGCAGCCCGTGCTCGAATCTCAGGACTTCCTGCCCCGGCCCTTCCTGTTCTCCGCTTTCTCGGCCTGGGCCTCCGGGGCCGCCTCGGTCTGCGACTTTTCCCTGTCGGAGGATTCCGTGGACTCGGTCTTCTCGACCTCCGATTTGCCCTCGGTTTTCTCCTCGGAGCGTCCGCCGAAAGGCGGCCCGTGCTCGTCGGTCTGCTGGGGGCGCCTGGCGATCGCCGTGCCGACGCCGATCGCCGCGGCCACCGGCCACTCGATGACGCCGAACGCGGCCAGGGCACCCAGTCCCGCGTAGTAGGCGAACTGGTCCTTCGGCGGCAGGTAGTCGGCGGCGGTGCGCCCGGCCGTGGAGACCTCCTCCTTGTTCACCTTCGGCATGCCGGGGACGGGGATCCTGATTCTGTGGACTTTGAACTCGGGAGCGACGACAGGTACGGTGATCGCCATATTTCGCTCTCCCTCTTCTTCCGTGGTCGCGTGTACGCGACGTGGGTACTGAGTCGGCTCGGCCGTGCGGTCAACGGGTTTCCGGCGGCGTGCCGGCCGCTTTTCAGGGCATTCGCCGCCACGGGCCTGTCGGTCCGTCGGGTTTCCGGGCGTAATTTATAATTCCTATTCCTGGATATCCTACCCGTCATGTGGGGGCACAATGGTAAAGAAAATGTCCGCGCCGGTTAATATCGGGGAGGGGAGGCGGCGAAGGGGGCGGCGTGCTCCGGGCGGCGCGGAGTCGGCGCCGCGCCCGCGGGGCCCGGCGGCCCGTGGCGGCGGTTTCCCTCCGCGGTGCCCGCCTGTCCTGCGGTGTCGGTCGTTCGTCGGGCGGAGCGGCGTGCCGGACGCCGGGTGGGTGGCGGCTTCTTCGGCGGTATGCCGAGAGGTGTACAAAAGGACCGGAGAACCGGCATGCCGCATCGCAGTGGTCTAAACCACTCCTGCGGTCGGGAGGGTTGTGCCGGGACGGGGTCCCGGTGCGGAGGAATCCTCGTCCGGGGTCCGGTGCGCCAGGATATAAGCGCAGGTCACAACTGTTTTTTGGGGTTTCCTCATTTCTTCTCGTTCTGTAGCGGACGGGGATGAAAGGAGGATTGCGCTAGTCCGGATGACCGCTGAAATGACGGGAATCCGTGGCATTGAAGAACTAGCTCTCCGGGCGGCTGAAAAATGGTCCCTATGGGTCATGCCCCGGATGGCTACTGCCGCGTAACCTTGGTCGGGACACTGGCGGAGGGCCTCCCCGGCGTGTTCCGGACCGATGGGGCCTCCCCTGGGCAAGGCGCGGATCGGAGGTGGCACAGGTGGACGCCGACCCCTGTTCACGCCTTCATGACGCCGTGGCGCTGGCCGAGATCGACCTGTACACCGACGTCCTGGCGGCCGTGAGCGACGCCGACGCCCCGCTCACCCCCGAAGAGCTCGACCGGGTGCTGGGCCTGCTCCCGCCCGAGCCCGCGAACCCTCCCCGTCTCCGCGTGTCCTGCACGCGTTCCGCCCGCCGTGGAACCTCCGAGCTGTCGATCTGAACGGACCGCAGAGGATGACCGTGTCGTCACCGGGGCACAATCGACGTTCGGAGCCCGATGGGAGCGGAAGCACGGTGGCTTGACGCGCCCGAAGGAGAGGGAACGTGGAGTTTGCAGACCGGTTGGCCCGGGCGCACGAGCTGATCGACGACGAGGACTACCCCGGTGCGGTCGGCGCCGTCGAGGCGTTGATCCCGGAGTTGGCGGCGGCGTTCGGGGAGCACCACGAGGACGTGCTGCACGCCCGGGTGCTGCTGGCCCACACGCACAACAGCGCCGAGGAACCGGAGCGGGCACTGGCGCTGGCCCACGCGACGCTCTCCGACATCGAGGCCCACCTGGGAGAGGAGCATCCGCTGGCCGCCCGTGCGCAGTTGGTGATCGGCCGGGGGCTGGAGATCCTCAACCGCCTCGACCAGGCGGAGACCTGGTACCGGCGGGCCGCCGGTGGAGGGGAGACCCTGGCGATGGCCAACCTCGGCTTCCTCCGCTACTCGGCGGGAGACACGGTCGAGGCGACGGCGTGGTGGCGCAGGGCCGCCGAGTCGGGGCATGTCGGGGCGATGAACAACCTCGGCTTCCTCTACGAGGAGACGGGGAACACGGGGCGGGCGGAGGCGTGGTACCGCAGGGCCGTCAACCGGGGCCACGTCGGGGCGATGAACAACCTCGGCTTCCTCTTCGGCCGGACCGGGCAGATCGCCGAGGCCCGGGTCTGGTTCCGCAGGGCGGCCGAGGCGGGTCACGTCGCCGCCATGGCCAATCTGGGCCTCCTCCTCTACGGGGCCGGAGACACCGGAGAGGCGGAGAGGTGGCTGCGGCGGGCCGCCGAGGCGGGCAACGTCGACGCGATGACCCATCTCGGCCACCACTACCGGAAACTCGGGGACACGGAGCGCGCGGAGGAGTGGTTCCGCCGCGCGGCCGACGGACAGCACCCCTGACCGCCGTGGCGGCGGGGCCGCGCGGCAGAGGGGAGGGCCGCGGCCTCCGGGGCGGGTGACCCCGGGCGCCACGGCCCTCGCCCGGTTGTGCCGGAGAACAGCGGGTCAGCCGGTCAGACCGTCTCCCTGGCCTGCGGCTCCTGCTGGTTGTCCTGCTTGGCCGACCTCAGCAGGAGTTGGGCGACGTCCATGACCTCCACGGACTCGTCCGCCTCCTGCTTGGACTTCTTCTCGTTGACCGCGTCGCTCACCATGACCTGGCAGAACGGGCAGCCGGTGGCGATCAGGTCCGGCTTGGTGGACAGCGCCTCCTCGACACGCTCGGTGTTGATGCGCTTGCCGATGCGCTCCTCCATCCACATGCGCGCGCCGCCCGCGCCGCAGCAGAAGCTGCGCTCCCGGTTGCGCGGCATCTCGGTCTTGTTCACGCCGGGCACGCCGGTGATCAGCTCACGCGGCGGCTCGTAGACCTTGTTGTGGCGGCCCAGGAAGCACGGGTCGTGGTAGGTGACGTTCTTGTCCACCCGCTCGATCGGCGCGAGGCGGCCCTCCTTGACCAGTTGGGCGAGCAGCTTGGTGTGGTGCACCACCTCGTAGTCGCCGCCGAGGTCCGGGTACTCGTTGCCGATGGTGTTGAA is a genomic window containing:
- a CDS encoding tetratricopeptide repeat protein, coding for MEFADRLARAHELIDDEDYPGAVGAVEALIPELAAAFGEHHEDVLHARVLLAHTHNSAEEPERALALAHATLSDIEAHLGEEHPLAARAQLVIGRGLEILNRLDQAETWYRRAAGGGETLAMANLGFLRYSAGDTVEATAWWRRAAESGHVGAMNNLGFLYEETGNTGRAEAWYRRAVNRGHVGAMNNLGFLFGRTGQIAEARVWFRRAAEAGHVAAMANLGLLLYGAGDTGEAERWLRRAAEAGNVDAMTHLGHHYRKLGDTERAEEWFRRAADGQHP